The Streptomyces sp. CC0208 genome window below encodes:
- a CDS encoding NAD(P)H-dependent oxidoreductase — protein sequence MQTDTAPLKVTLVIGSNRHGRFGPVVADWLLDRLRDREDLVPDVVDVAEADLPMSFAQPSSPSAVTPKLASADAFVVLTPEYNHSFPAGLKNLIDWHFTEWQAKPVALVSYGGVSGGLRAVEHLRQVFAELHAVTVRDTVSFHNAGSSFADGRPKDPSGPDAAAKTMLDQLVWWGRVLREGRAAMPYAR from the coding sequence ATGCAGACAGACACCGCACCTCTCAAGGTCACCCTGGTCATCGGCAGCAACCGCCACGGCCGCTTCGGCCCCGTCGTGGCCGACTGGCTCCTCGACCGCCTCCGCGACCGCGAGGACCTGGTCCCGGACGTCGTGGACGTGGCCGAGGCCGACCTGCCCATGTCCTTCGCCCAGCCCTCCTCGCCCTCCGCCGTCACCCCGAAACTCGCCTCCGCGGACGCCTTCGTCGTGCTCACCCCCGAGTACAACCACTCCTTCCCGGCCGGTCTGAAGAACCTGATCGACTGGCACTTCACGGAGTGGCAGGCCAAGCCGGTGGCCCTGGTCTCCTACGGAGGCGTCTCGGGCGGGCTGCGGGCGGTCGAGCACCTCCGCCAGGTCTTCGCGGAGCTCCACGCGGTGACGGTCAGGGACACGGTGAGCTTCCACAACGCGGGGAGCTCCTTCGCCGACGGCCGCCCGAAGGACCCTTCCGGCCCGGACGCGGCGGCGAAGACGATGCTGGACCAGCTGGTGTGGTGGGGGAGGGTGCTGAGGGAGGGGAGGGCGGCGATGCCCTACGCCCGGTGA